GCCCACGAGTCCGTGGACGTCGCCGGCTCGCCGCCCTCGAAGTAGGGCGCAGGCGCGACGCCGTAGTTGATCCCGCCGGCGTTCGCCACGCTCACGCCCCACGGACCGGAGATGATGAAAGCGCCCTTGCCCTCCTGGAACAGCGCGCCGTTCTTGTCGTTGGTGATGCCACGCGGCGAGAGCCCGTCCTCGAACAGGCCGTGATACCAGGTCAGCGCGCGCTGCCAGCCGTCGCCGGAGAAGTCCACGACCCCGTCGGCGTCGATGCCGTCGCCGCCGCCCGCGGAGACGCCCATCATCTGCAGCTGGTAGTAGGTGTCCCACTGGTCGAACAGCAGCGGGTACTCCGCCGCGCCGGCGCTCTGCACCGTCCGCGCCGCCTCGGTCAGCTGCTCGTACGTCCACGGCGAGGCCGGGTCGCCCGACGGCGGCTCGACACCGGCCGCGGCCAGGACGTCGGTGTTGTAGTAGAGGAACTGCGACGTGGTCCAGGGCGCGATCGCCAGCAGCTTGCCGTCCACCTCGCGCGCGGTGACCATGCTCTCACTCACGGCCGCGGCGACGGCGTCGTCGCGCAGGGCGGAGAGGTCGGCGAGGTAGCCCCGGTTGTTCCAGTCGAGGACGGCGCCACCGGCGTCGACGACCATGAGGTCGATGCCGTCGCCGCCGGCCCCCATCCGCTGGTTGATGGTGCTCGTGTACTGCGCGTAGGGGATGTTGAGCTGCTTCACGGTGATGTCCGGGTGCTGCTCCTCGAACCCCTCGATCGCGGTGGCCCAGGTCTCGGCCGGATCGGCGTTCGCGAAGGTCAGCGTGACCTCGCCGTCGCCGCCGCCGCCCGAGCCGTCCGTCGACGACCCGCCGCAGCCGGCGAGCACCAGCAGGCCGGCGCCGAGCGCGGCGGCGGCGGGGAGGATCCGGGACGTTCCCATGGCGTTTCTCCTCTTCGAGCGATGCTGGGATGGGTGTCAGGCGGTGGTGGCGGGCTGCGCCGCGACGAGGATGCGGCCCACGATCTCCTCGGTCACGCGCGGCACGTCCAGGTCGACGACGATCTCGTGCGGCCCGGCCGGGTCGGGGACGAACCGGGTCGTGCCCGCGGCGTCGCCCTCGGTCTCGACGGTGATGGCGCCGCGCTCGGTCGTGAACAGCTCCGGACGCGCCAGGGTGAGCACGGCGATGGGGTCGTGCGGCACGTTGGAGTCACGTTCGGTGAAGTCCCAGAAGCGGCGCATCTCCGCGCCGATCAGCGCGCCGAACGGACCCCGCGCCGCGATGGCGTCGAGCTCGGCCCGGCCGAGCCTGATGCGCTGGGTCTGGTCGAGGCCGACGGCCAGCAGGTCCAGGCCGGACCCGAACACCTCGGCGGCCGCGGTCACGTCGCAGCGGATGTTGTGCTCGACCACGCCGGCGCGGAACTCGCCGCCCATCATGACGACGCGTTTCGTCACCCGGTCGGGCCGGCGCAGCGCGACGGCGACGTTCGTGAGCGGGCCGATGGCCACGACGGTCGCCGTGGCCGCGAGCTCCTCGGTGGCGGCCCGGGCGGCCGCGTAGCGCTGCACGGCGAGGTCGGCGATGGTGGAGCCCTCGTGCCCCGGCCACCACACCGGCCGGCCGGACAGCGTCTCGGGCTCGCCCGCGGCGATCGGCGGCGCCGGCCGTCCCGTCGTCGCGAACGCCTTCGCGACGATCCGGGCGCGCAGGTCCACGTCGCCGTACACCGTCGTCACGGCGGACACGCCCAGCTCGGGCGAGCCCAGGACCATCGCGAGGGCCAGCAGGTCGTCGACGTCCGTGCCGATGTCGGTGTCGAGGGCGAAGGTGCAGCGCGCCGCCGAGCTGTCGTGGGTCATGGGTTCCCGTCTGTCTGCCGCGCGTCGCCGGGTTCACGAGCGGTCGTCCAAAGCCTGTCGTCGACGCATGCTATTCGAGTAGACTCGCCGCCGCAAGCATGGATCTACTCGAATAGCGCATCACGAGTAGATGCGCTCTGACGACGGATGACGGAGGCCATCGATGGCACCTTTCCGCACCATCAGACGATTCGGCGTGCTGGCGGCCGCGCTGGGCGTGGGCGCCCTGCTCGCGCCGCTGGGCACGGCGGCGGCGCAGGACGACGCGGGCCCGCGGCCGGCCCGCGACGGGGTCGCCTGGGACCCCGCGTCGCTGACCCAGGTGTACGCGCCGGAGCCCGGGTTCTACTCCTACGCGCCGTCAGTCGTGCGCGACGGCGACACCGAGTGGATCTGGTCCTGCCACAACGACCAGTCCCGCGTGATCGAGGACCACATCTACCTCACCAAGCGCGTCGACGGCGTCGTGACGGAGACGAGGTCGGTGCTGCACGCCTCGCCGGCGCCGGCCTGGGACAGCTTCCACACCTGCGACCCCAGCGTCGTGGCCGGCCGGTTCCACTACGGCGGCACCCGCTACTCGTACGCGATGTTCTACCTGGGCAACGACGTCGACGCCAGCGCGCACAACCAGGTCGGCGTCGCCTTCGCGACGGACCCGGCAGGGCCGTGGGTCAAGTACCCCGAGCCGATCGTGACGTCGGACCGCGTCGACCAGTGGGGCGCCGGCCAGCCGACCGCCGTCTCGCTCGCCGGCGACTCCGGGCGGGTGCTGCTCGCCTACACCCGCGGCGACACCTCCACCCGCGCCTACGCCAGCGTCGTCGACCTCACGCACGTCGAGCGGCTGCGGGTGGGCCCGCCCGTCCTGCTGCCGACGGACGGGCTCACCGGGGCCGACGGCGCCGCGGACTACCTCAACGGGTTCGACCTCGCCCTCGACCGCACCGGCCGGAACGTCGTGGTCGTCCGCGAACAGCACCCCTACCCCATCGACAACCCGTGGTGGATCGGCCCGTCGGTGCAGGTCGCGCGCCTGAGCCTGACGGACCTCCTGGCCGGGACGGGCACTTGGCAGCCGCTGGGCGACATCGACCACGACCTCACCGGGTTCACCCGCAACCACAACGCCGGCCTGGTGCGCACCTGGCGCGGCCGGCTCGCCGACGCCCGCGGCGTCGAGGTCGTCTTCACCAGTTCCTGCTCCAGCCTGCCCACCGTCGACGACCCCGACTGGAGCCAGGCCACCTGCGATTCGCTGTACTCGTACGACCTGTGGTCGATCACCGGGCGGTTCACCCGGTCGAGGTGATCCGGGCCCCCATGGTCGCGGCGCACCGTGAGTGTGCCGAGACCATGGGGGTCGACGATGTCCGAGGCCGATGACGACGCGGGCAACGACGCACGCGCCGGCGTCCGTGAGCTGGTGGCCGTCGTCGTGCTCTCCGTCACGGCGGTGCTCACCGCGTGGAGCGGCTTCGAGGCGAGCAAGTGGGGCGGCGAGATGTCCATCGCCTTCTCCCAGGCGTCGGGCGCGCGGATCGAGGCGTCGCGCTTCGCGGCGGAGGCCGACGCGGCCCGGAACTTCGACCTCGACATCTTCGCGGTGTACGTGCAGGCCGTCGCCGAGGGGGACGACGCGCTCACCGACTTCGTCGAGACGCGGTTCACCGACCACTTCGCGGTGGCCTTCGACGCCTGGATCGCGATGCGGCCGCTGCAGAACCCCGAGGCGCCCAACGGCCCGTTCGCGCTGCCCGAGTACCGGCCGCCGGGCGCGGCCGAGGCGAAGGCGGCCGACGCCCGTGCCGACGGGCTGTTCGCGGAGGCGCTCGAGAACAACCAGCGCGGCGACGACTACACGCTGCTGACCGTCCTGTTCGCCCTGGTGCTCTTCTTCACCGCGGTGTCCCAGCGGCTCCGGTCGGCGACGCTGACCTGGGTCGTCCTCGGTGGCGCGATGACGTTGCTGCTGGTGGGCGTGGGCTTCCTGATCGCCTTCCCGAAGATCATCTGAAGACGGTCGTCCAGTCGTCGCGGACGCTGATCACCGTCCACCCGCGGCGCTCGGCCCGGTCGAGCAGCTCGTCGGCGCCGTCGGTGTAGGCGAACTCGCGGTCCTCGTCGTCGTGCAGGACGACCAGCCGGAGGGCGGGCAGGGACGGCCCGCCGGTGAACTCCAGCATCGGGATGTCACCGTTGGCGTTGCCGGCCGCCAGGATGGGCCGGCGGCCGACCCGGCTCCAGATCCGCACCGCCTTGACCGGCCCGTCGTCGAACACGTCGGGCCGGGCCCGGTACACGACGGACGCGCCGCCGTCGTCCTCCTGGTAGGCGAGCGCGTTGGAGCTGCCGATCACCCGCTCAGCGGGGATGCCATACACCTCGTCGCTGATCGCGCGGATGAAGTCCCGGTCGCCGCCCGAGGCGATGTAGACGGTGAAGCCGTGCGCCTCCAGGTAGCGCAGCAGCTCGACCATCGGCGGGTACGCGCACTGGCGGAACCCGCGGCCCAGCGTGGGGTGCGACCCACGGCGCAGGTACTCCCCCGACGCCGCCAGGTAGTCCTCCGCGGACATCCCGGCGAACGCCCGGACGAACCCGCCCATCAGCACCTTCAGGTCGGAGTCGTCGCCGCGGTAGTGCTTGGTGATGGCGCCGCCCAGCCAGTCGTAGTCGTCGGTGGAGGCCGCCTTCCACGGCTGCTGCTCCCGCAGATCCGGAGTCTCCTCGGCCATGGCCGCCAGCCGCTGGAGGATGAAGCCGATCTCGATCTGCATCGGCTTCTCGGTCCACAGCGTGCCGTCGTTGTCGAGCACGGCGACCCGCTCGACGGGGTCGACGTAGTCGTCGCCGCCCTCCGTGGTGACCCGGCGGACGAAGTCGGTGATCGCCGATCGGGCCGCTCCGTCGCGCCACGAACCGAGCTCGGCGTCCACGTCAGGACTCCAGGATGCCGGAGCTCGCGATGAACCAGATCACGACGATGTCGAGCGCGATGATCAGCAGCGTCCAGAACGGGTAGTTCGGGAGGAAGGCGAAGTTGGCGATGGCGCTCATCCCGGCCAGCGCCATCGCGACGCCGCCGGCGATGGCGCTCCCCGAGAAGAGGAACAGCCCTGCCACCACGAGGATCGCCCCGATGATCAGGTGGCCCCAGCCCCACGCCGTGACGTCGAGGTCGTACGCGTAGCCGGGCCGCGCGGAGAAGACGTCGTCGTCGGCGATCGCCGCCACGCCCTGCAGCGCCTGGAAGGCTCCGGCGAGCATCAGGAGTACCGCCGCCGGCACCGCCTTGTCGCGCGCCGTCGCTGCCGCCGCCCGCGGCTCGTCGTCGGCGGTTGATCGGATGTCGGCCATGCAAGCTCCCGCGCCTCGAGACGATTCGACCAGGTCACTCGCGGTCGTCGCCCTCGACGATCGCCGCCGGGACCGGCCGGCGCCTCACCCCGGCTGGGTGAATCCGCGGACCGGCCGCCGGCGGCGAGGCGGCCAGGACCGCGGTGACCACGAGTCCGAATGGGTTCTTCCCTTCGCTCGGCCGGCCTCGCGCGCGACGTTGTGAGATCGCTGCGTGATTGATGTGAGCACGATGTCGCGTCCACGACCATGACCCCACGTCGTTTCGGCAGCGATCTCACATCGATCGAACCGGCCCTGACGTGGGGTGCAGCGCGCCTTGAATAGGGGTGTACCGGCCGGTGAGGGTGAGCAGTGATGCCACCCGGCCCACCGGACCGGCCGAACGCCGGCCACAGCCACGTACCCGTCCGGCGAACCCATTCGGACTCACTCATCTAGGCTGATGAGATGCCTGTCCTGGGCACCAAGCTGCACGTGCCGAGCCCGCGCCGGCAGCTGGTGCCACGGCCACGGCTGCTCGATCGGCTGCAGGCCGGCCAGGGCTCGTCACCGCGGCTGGTCCTCGTGTGCGCACCGGCGGGGTTCGGCAAGACCACGCTGCTGGCCCAGTGGCTGGCGGAGGCCGCGACCGACGGCGCCCGGGCGCGGTCGTCGGTGGCGTGGCTGTCGCTGGACCCCGGTGACGCAGACCTGCGGCGGTTCCTGACGCACCTCGTCGCCGCCGCGCGGACCGCCGCCCCCGACGCCGGCGCCGAGGCCCTGGCGATGCTGGCCGGCGACCGCGACCCGGCCGCCGAGGCGGTGCTGGTCAGCCTGGTCAACGACCTCGACGCCCACGCCGGCCCGATGGTGCTGGCGCTGGACGACTACCACGTCATCGACGCGTCCGCGGTGCACGACACCGTGGCCTTCCTGCTCGACCACCTGCCCCCGCGGGTGACCGTCGCCGTCGCGACCCGCGCCGACCCGCCGCTGCGGCTCTCGCGGCTGCGCGCACGCGGCGAGCTGCTCGAGTTCCGGGCCGCCGATCTGCGGTTCACCACCGCCGAAGCGGGCGCCTTTCTCAACGAGGCGATGGGCCTGGCGCTCGAGCCGGCGCTGGTCGCCGCCCTGGAGGCGCGGACCGAGGGCTGGCCCGCGGGGTTGCAGCTGGCCGCCCTGACCGCACGCGGCCACGCGGGCTCGGGGGTGGAGGGGTTCGTCGAGGCGTTCGGCGGCAGCCATCGCTTCGTCCTGGACTACCTCGTCGACGAGGTGCTGGACGCCCAGCCCGAGGACGTGCGGGCCTTCCTGCTGCACACGTCGGTGCTCGGGCAGCTGGCGGCGTCGCTGTGCGACGCGGTCACCGGGCGAGCCGACGGACAACGCATGCTCGAGGCGCTCGACCGCGACAACCTGTTCGTCGTCCCGCTCGACGACCACCAGCGGTGGTACCGCTACCACCACCTGTTCGCCGAGGCGCTGCGCGCCCGCCTGCTGGCCGAACAACCGGACCGGCCGCCCGCACTCCACCGGGCTGCCAGCCGTTGGTACGCCGGCTCCGGCCTGCTGGAGGAGGCGATCGGACACGCGCTCGCCGCCGGTGACGTCGAGGCCGCGGCCGACCTGATCGAGCGTGCGCTGCCGGAGGCTCGACGGCACCGGCACGACCGCGACATCGGGACCTGGCTGACGGCGTTGCCGGACGAGGTGGTCCGGCGGCGGCCGGTGCTGAGCACCCAGCAGGCCTGGATGCGGCTGGCCGAGGGCGACCTCGACGGGGTCGAGGTGTCGCTGCGGCACGCGGAGCGGGCCCTGGAGTCGACGCCGCCCGCGGAGCGTGCCGCCGGCGACGATCAGCTGCGCACGGTGCCCGCCTGGATCGCGATCTACCGCGCCTCCGTCGCCCAGGCCCGCGGCGACGCCGGCGCCACGGCCGGGCACGCGCGCCGCGCGCTCGAGCTGGCCGAGCCCGAGGACCACTTCGCCCGCGGCGGCGCCGCCGGCTTCCTCGGCCTGGCCGCGTGGGCCGACGGCGACCTCGAGACCGCGGTCGACACGTTCACGCAGGCCATCGCCAGCCTGCGCGCGGCCGGGAACGTGGCCGACGCGCTCGGCAGCACCGTCGTGCTCGCCGAGCTGTGGCAGGCCCGGGGCCTCCCGGCGCGGGCCAGGCAGCTGTACGAGCAGGCGTTGCAGACCGCGCGGACGCACCCGGGAGTCCCGCTGTCGACCACCGGCGACCTCCACGTCGGACTCGCCGGCGTCCTGCGCGAGCAGGGCGAGCTCGACGCCGCCGAGGAGCAGCTGCGGGCCGGCCGCGCGCTCGGTGATGCGGCGTCCCTGCCCGAGAACCGGCACCGGCGGCACCTCGCCCGCGCCGGCCTCCTGCGGGCCCGCGGCGACCTCGACGGGGCGCTGTCGGAGCTGCGGCAGGCGTCCTCGCTGTACCTGCCGGGCTTCTTTCCCGACGTCCACCCCATCCCCGCCGCAATCGCCCGGCTCCAGATCGCCCTGGGCCACCTCGATCAGGCGTGGGACTGGGCACGCGACCACCAGGTCACCCCGGCCGGCGACCTGAACTACCTGGGCGAGTTCGACCACCTCACCCTCGCCCGCCTGCTCATCGCCCAGCACCGCGCCGACGCCGGCCCCGGCGGCCTCCAGGACGCCACCGGCCTGCTCGACCGGCTCCTCGCCACCGCGCGGGCCGCCCACCGCGGGGCGAGCGCCGTCGACGCCCAGCTGCTGCTGGCCCTCGCCCACGACCTCCGCGGCCGGCGAGCGGCAGCGCTGGCGCTGCTGGACGACGCCCTGGCCGCCGCCGTCCCGGCCGGCTACGCCCGCCTCTTCCTCGACGAGGGCGCCCCGATGCAGGACCTGCTGCGCGCGGCCGCGCGACGGCCACGGACCGGCCCGTTGGCCCGGGCGCTGCTCGCGGCCGGCGCCACCGTCGCGGCAGCGCCACGCGGGGACGCCACGGCGCCCGCCGACGCGCTCAGTGACCGCGAGGCCGAGGTGCTGCGGCTGCTGGCGACCGACCTCACCGGCCCGGAGATCGCCGCGCGGCTGTTCCTGTCCGTCAACACGTTCCGCACGCACACGCGGCACATCTTCACCAAGCTCGACGTGACGACCAGACGGGCGGCCGTCCGGCGCGGCGCCGAACTCGGCCTGCTCTGAGCCGGCCGAGATCACCATGCCGGTCACATCGTCATGTGATGTGCGCTCACCACCCCGGCTCCTAGCGTCCTGGCCAGCCCCGGAATCACCGGGCACCAGGAACAGGAGTCCCGTCATGACCATCACCAGCAGCGACCTCACCAAGGCGGCCGGCGCCGCGGCCGCGATCGCCGGGGCCGTCTTCATCGCCGTTCAGATCGGCCACCCGGCCGGCGACGCCTTCACCACCGACACGGCCGACTGGGTGGCGCGAAGCTGCGCCAAGATCGTGATGGCCGCCCTCGCGCTCGCGGGCATCACCGGCATGTACCTGCGCCAGTACCGCCGATCCGGCCTGCTCGGCCTGGCCGGCTACCTGCTCTTCGCCGCCGGGTACCTGGCCATGTTCTCCGTCGAGGTCATCGCCGCGACCGTCCTCCCCCGCCTGGTCGACACCGAGCCCGGGTTCGTCGACGACGTCGTCACCGCGGCAGCCGGCGGAACGCCGAACGGTGACATCGGCGCACTCCAGACCCTGTTCGACGTCGCCGGCGCCGGCTACCTGCTCGGCGGCCTCGTCTTCGGCATCGCCCTGTTCCGCACCCGCGTCCTGGCCCGCTGGGCGGCGGCCCTGCTCGCCGTCAGCACCGTCGGGACGGCGGCGCTGGCCGTGCTGCCGGAGTCGTTCAACCGGCCGTTCGCCGTTCCCGCGGGCATCGCGCTCATCGGCCTGGGCGTGTCCCTGTGGCGCGGCTCGCGCTCCACCACGCCCGACGCCGACGTGTCCGCCGCGCGGCCCGAGCAGCCCGCCGTCCGATGACCGGCCGGGCGGCGCCGGCGTACGAGATCCGCGTCGCCGGCCACCTCGACGACCACTGGTCGGCCCTGCTCGGCGACCTCACGCTGACCCGCCGGGACGACGGCACCACGTCCCTCACCGGACCCGTCACCGACCAGGCTCACCTGCACGGCGTGCTCGCCCGGATCCGCGACCTCGGGATCCCCCTGCTGTCACTGCGGGTGATCTCCGACGCCGGACCAGCCGCCTGACCACCGGGATCAGCATGGCGACGGCGATCATGGCGAGGCTCACGACCGAGGCGTACCGGTCGACCAGAAGGACGACGTCCACCGCCTGCTGACCGAGCCCGTAGCCGAGGCCCGCGACCAGGCCGGTCATCGCCAGAGCGCCGGCGAAGTCGAGGAACAGGAACGTCACCAGGCGCATCCCGGCCATGCCCGCCATGGCGTACACGACCGGGGTGGGGACACCGGGCAGCACCGCCAGCACGACCGCGACGCGCAGGGCCCACGGCCGCAGCTCGGTGGCGCGGCCGGCGACGCGCAGGGCGCGCTCGCTGGTCGTGAACATCCGGACGATGCCCAGGCCCCACTGCCGGCCCGTCCACCAGGTCAGCCAGTCGAGCTTCACCATGCCCGCGGCCCCGGCCGCCACGACCAGCCAGAGCGGAGCCTCGCCGATCCGGGCGAACGCGGCGGCGGCGCCGATCGCCGTCAGGTCGCCGGTGAGGAACGCCAGCAGGACCGGATGCGAGGCGAGCAGGAACGGCTTCAGCGGCCGCAGCACCAACCCGAGCGCCACCACGGCGAGGATCGCGCCCATCAGGGCCAGGTCCAGGCGGGTGGCGCGACCCTGCCACGGCACGAACCGGCGCCACGGGCCGATCGCTGCGGGCGCGGCGCCGGCAGCGGCCAGGCTGCTGGACGTCCGTTCGACGGTGCTCATGCTTCAAGGCTGGGCGACCCGCCCGTCGAACGGCAGGTGCACCTGTCATGAGTGCGCCGTGCACTCCGCAGGGCCAGAAGGTGCGCCCGAGGTCAAGCAGTTCTGCAAGCGCGCGTCGTGACGTGCCGCGCCGCGGTTCACGCCGTAGGTGGTAAGATCACCACATGCATTTGTACTTCCTGTGACGGCTGAGTAGGCCATCCGCGCTCGTCGAGTCACTCCGAGCCCGCGGCGGCCGCTCTGTTCCGACCCCTTTCGGGTCGCCGTCTTTGCGCACCCCCTGGCCTGGTTCCTGGCTGTGGTGCGCCTGTTCGAAGGATGCGAATGCGCACCCACCGTCTACCCGCGCGCCAGCGCGCGCAACTCATGGCTTCCGATGTCTCGGTGATGCGAGCCGCCACCCCCGTTCTGCACCAGGTCGACCTCACCCTGACCCCCTCGTCGCGGGTCGCGATCGTCGGCGAGAACGGGAGAGGAAAGTCGACCCTGCTCCATGTGCTCGCGGGCACCCTCGACCCCGACGCCGGCACCGTCCAGCGCATCGGCACGATCGGCGTCGCCGAGCAGGAGATGGACACCGCCGACTCGCGCACCGTCGGACAAGCCGTCGCGGACGCGATCGCCGACGCGATCGCGGCGCTGGCGAGGCTCGACGCTGCCAGCCACGCGCTCACCGAGGACGTCGAGTCCGCGGCCGCGGAATACGCGGCCGCACTGGAACTCGTCGACGTGCTCGACGCGTGGGAGGCCGAACGCCGGGTGCTGATCGCGCTCGACGCGCTCGACGCGGAGACCGACCTGACGAGACCGCTCGCCGAGCTCTCCGTCGGACAGCGCTTCCGCGTGCGCCTGGCGTGCCTGCTGGGCGCCGACGACGACTTCCTGCTGCTCGACGAGCCGACGAACCATCTCGACCGCGGCGGGCTCGAGTTCCTGACCGCCCAGCTCCGCTCCCGCGAGGGCGGCGTGGTGGTCGTCAGTCACGATCGAGCCCTGCTGTCGGACTTCGCGGAGACCGTCGTCGATCTCGACCCGTCGCCGGACGACCGTCCGCGCGTCTACGGAAACGGCTACGCGGGCTACCGGGAGGGACGACTGGCCGAACGGGAACGCTGGGAACAGGACTACGAGCGGCAGCAGGCCGAGCGGGCCCGGCTGCAGGACGACCTCACCGCCGCGCAGAACCGGCTCGTCTCCGGCTGGCGGCCGGAGAAGGGCACGAACAAGCACGGGCGCGCCACCCGGGCCGGCAGCATCGCCCAGACCGTTCATCGGCGTCAGGAGGCGCTCGAGGCGCACGCCGTCACCGTTCCCGAACCGCCGCTGGAGTTCCGCTTCCCGGAGCTTCGCGCCCGGGCCGGCGCGACGTTGCTGAGCGTCGAGAACGTCGGCGTCACCGGGCGGCTACGCGGGCCGGTGTCGTTCTCGCTGTCCCGGCACGGCCGGCTGGTCGTGACCGGCCCCAACGGTGCGGGCAAGTCCACCCTGCTCAGGGTCGCCGCCGCCGAGCTGGCGCCGGACACGGGATCGGTGCGCCGGCCCGGCGGCACCCGGGTCGGCTTCCTGCGCCAGGAGAGCGATCTGCCGCCCGATCGGCGGGCCAGCGAGGTGTACGCCACGCGCGTCGACGCGCTCGTCTCCGCCGGCATCGTGGCGCCGCCGGAGGTGATCGGGATGTCCCAGCTCGGTCTCCTGAAGCCGCGTGAGTCGAGCAAGCGGGTGGGCGAGCTCTCGGTGGGCCAGCAACGCCGCCTCGATCTGGCGCTCGTGCTCGCCAAGCGCCCGCACGTGCTGCTCCTGGACGAGCCGACCAACCATCTCTCCATCGCGCTCGTGGACGAGCTCACCGAAGCGCTGGGCGCGACCCAGGCGGCCGTCGTCGTGTCCTCGCACGACCGGCAGCTCCTTCGTGACGTGGCCGGCTGGCCGAGCATCGACCTGTCGGCGACGGCCGGAGTCGGGGTGCCGGCATGACCGTCATGGCCTTCCAGGTGATCGCGCTCGACGACAGCCCGCTCGCGCTCTCGGCGGTCGCGACCGGAATGAGCCTGGGCCTTGCACGTCGCTGCCGCGTCGTTCGCCATGGGGCCGGCGTCCGTCCGCCCCCGGGACTCGCTTCACTCGTCGGTGTGACGAACCCGGTCACGGACACCGGGTGGCGTCGTCGCCGTCGATCTCCCCGAGGAAGGCGCCGAAGTCTCCGACGTGAGCGTCCTCGCCGAGGATCTCGCGCGTGATGTTCCCGATGCCCTGCCGCGGCTCCTCCTGCTCCGACGCGTGCTCACCGAGGTCGTGGTGGGCCACGGCACGCTGAGAGGTGACCACACCGAGGCAGTTCGGGTTCGCCGGTGCGTTCCCGGCCGCACCGGCGGCGACGGCGCCGGCGGGGATGACGGCGAGAGTGAGTCCGCCGATCGCGAGCGCGGCGCGCATCGGTCGCGGGATCCGGATCGAACGCATGAGGGTGCCTCCTCGGTAGTGTCGGGAACGGCGGCTCGGCCGCGCCGGCACCGTAGCGACCGCCGTGCTCGAGATGCGAACGATTCGGCTCCCGACGAATCGTCGGGCGTGCCAGGAGGTGCGAGAGATGTTGCGGCTCCGGATGACGGTCGACGATCTCGCGCGCACGACGCTCGCCCTGCCGGGCCGGTGCGAGGAGCTGCCGGTGAGCGTGCAGGCACTCGAACAGATCGGCCATCCCTACCGCGGGCTGTGGCGCTCCCTCGACGGCCGGGTCCCGGACCGGGCTCGGTGTCTCTGGGAGCTCATCCCGGCCCGCGGTGACGTCCCGCTGTTCCTCGCCCCCGAACTGGTGGACGACATCGACGAGGCCGTCGACATCGTGCAGTCCACGCCGCCGGCGCGGATCAGAGCCGAGATCAGCGCCGGCCGGAGCCGTCCGACGCCGTGGGTGGACGACCTCTGCCGCGGTCGCCCGGCGGCGCTGCGCCG
This Jiangella alba DNA region includes the following protein-coding sequences:
- a CDS encoding ATP-binding cassette domain-containing protein, whose product is MRMRTHRLPARQRAQLMASDVSVMRAATPVLHQVDLTLTPSSRVAIVGENGRGKSTLLHVLAGTLDPDAGTVQRIGTIGVAEQEMDTADSRTVGQAVADAIADAIAALARLDAASHALTEDVESAAAEYAAALELVDVLDAWEAERRVLIALDALDAETDLTRPLAELSVGQRFRVRLACLLGADDDFLLLDEPTNHLDRGGLEFLTAQLRSREGGVVVVSHDRALLSDFAETVVDLDPSPDDRPRVYGNGYAGYREGRLAERERWEQDYERQQAERARLQDDLTAAQNRLVSGWRPEKGTNKHGRATRAGSIAQTVHRRQEALEAHAVTVPEPPLEFRFPELRARAGATLLSVENVGVTGRLRGPVSFSLSRHGRLVVTGPNGAGKSTLLRVAAAELAPDTGSVRRPGGTRVGFLRQESDLPPDRRASEVYATRVDALVSAGIVAPPEVIGMSQLGLLKPRESSKRVGELSVGQQRRLDLALVLAKRPHVLLLDEPTNHLSIALVDELTEALGATQAAVVVSSHDRQLLRDVAGWPSIDLSATAGVGVPA